In the genome of Pseudanabaena mucicola str. Chao 1806, the window TGGATCAGCAGACTTCATTAATCCAAAATTTTGAGACATTAACTTGGCAAGCAGTCGGTTATCCAAAATCCAATAGCTGAGATTATCAAATTCTCCAGGGTTGCTAAAGCGTCCAGGAGCCATATGCATCTGAATACTCTTGCGATCAACTTTTGAGGTGTAGCTAGCAAGGGCAAGAACTTCTTCGACAGAGAGGTTTGTGTCGATATTGTCCTTAACGATGGCGAGGATCTCTGGAAACTTAGTAATGAACTCAGGATTGAGTTTTTGATCGATAAAAGCACGGAAAAAAGCCTGCTGACGTTGCACCCGACCAATATCACCAAGATCATCATGGCGGTAGCGCATGTATTGCACTGCCTTACTACCATTTAGCTTTTGTTGTCCTGCATTGAGATTGATGTACAAATGCTGGCTATCATCTTGATACTTCAGCTTTTTTGGTACATAAATATCAATACCGCCAAGGGCATCGACTAACTTACCAAATCCGTTCACGTTGAAGCGAATATAGCGATCAATAGGGATATCGCCTAAAACTTGGCTTACGGTTTGGGCTGATAAAGATGCACCACCTGCGTAGTTGGCAAAGTTAATCTTGGTGGTTCCTACCCCCTGAATATTGACACGACTGTCTCTAGGAATTGAGAGGACAGCAACTTTTTGAGTAGTAGGATCAAACCGAATGAGCAACATAGCGTCACTCATGCCATTGAGGTTGTTATCAACCTCAGCCAGATATTTGCCCTTTGGCTTTGACTGAGCATCAGGCAAATCAGATGTGAGCATGATTGTCCCCAAGACCAAAATATTCACAGGTCGAGTTAGTGTCGGGACACCAGCGATCGCAGAAGTCATGCTATCTGAATTACGGTTAAACACAGCAGCTTCATCTACTGATAGTTGT includes:
- a CDS encoding LCP family protein, which translates into the protein MAGRSLKQIFSREEYFLPVATNPINLRQKTGLARKPKSKKNFLSHKWTLFLVLFVALISGGLGAGLAFVLSSRPFQQRQLSVDEAAVFNRNSDSMTSAIAGVPTLTRPVNILVLGTIMLTSDLPDAQSKPKGKYLAEVDNNLNGMSDAMLLIRFDPTTQKVAVLSIPRDSRVNIQGVGTTKINFANYAGGASLSAQTVSQVLGDIPIDRYIRFNVNGFGKLVDALGGIDIYVPKKLKYQDDSQHLYINLNAGQQKLNGSKAVQYMRYRHDDLGDIGRVQRQQAFFRAFIDQKLNPEFITKFPEILAIVKDNIDTNLSVEEVLALASYTSKVDRKSIQMHMAPGRFSNPGEFDNLSYWILDNRLLAKLMSQNFGLMKSADPSTDNNSQSLRVAIQDSMSQPEGTKKATTVLSRSGYAQVFAASDRWTKPIAKTQIIAQNGDRASAEKLRDALGIGEVLVESTGDIESDITVRVGKDWLQANNIPLKPVKSIPSKQR